In one Thermococcus sp. 2319x1 genomic region, the following are encoded:
- a CDS encoding protein translocase subunit SecF translates to MLENILKKLATADPKKMITYPLIVFLVALLILVIHFPTLGTDLKGGVVISIHGGNANAKDVESLLKAENFDVTVREIKSITGDTRVEVRASTGVNVQRIIELIKSKYPGAAISQTQFGPSLSKTAQEQSLKAVSLAFLGMAVVVFLFFRVLVPSLTVIFSALSDMVIALALMSIFGLELTQATIAALLMLIGYSVDSNILLTTKLLRRKEDTVEEAYFSAVSTGFTMSTTTLGALASLWVISQAEVIDAIAVVLIFGLLADFMNTWILNAGVLRWYIQRGERR, encoded by the coding sequence ATGCTCGAAAATATCCTCAAAAAACTTGCAACTGCAGACCCTAAAAAAATGATAACTTATCCATTGATTGTTTTTCTCGTGGCACTTTTAATATTGGTGATCCATTTTCCAACCCTCGGGACAGATCTTAAGGGAGGAGTGGTTATAAGCATTCATGGAGGAAATGCAAATGCAAAGGACGTTGAGAGCTTATTGAAGGCGGAAAACTTTGATGTGACGGTTAGGGAAATTAAGAGCATTACTGGGGACACAAGAGTGGAAGTAAGGGCGTCCACCGGTGTTAACGTACAAAGAATAATCGAACTCATAAAGTCAAAATATCCCGGTGCAGCAATTTCACAGACCCAATTTGGGCCCAGTTTATCAAAAACGGCTCAAGAACAAAGTTTGAAAGCAGTTTCTCTAGCCTTTCTGGGGATGGCCGTTGTTGTGTTTTTGTTCTTTAGGGTTTTGGTACCTTCGTTGACCGTAATATTCTCGGCTCTTTCAGACATGGTAATAGCACTCGCCTTGATGAGCATCTTTGGTTTGGAACTAACTCAAGCCACAATCGCTGCTCTGTTAATGCTTATAGGTTATTCCGTTGACAGCAACATACTCCTCACCACCAAGCTTCTGAGAAGAAAGGAAGACACCGTAGAGGAGGCTTATTTTTCAGCTGTCTCTACGGGCTTTACTATGAGCACAACCACGTTGGGAGCTTTAGCTTCATTGTGGGTAATCTCCCAAGCAGAAGTCATAGATGCGATAGCCGTTGTACTGATTTTTGGATTGCTGGCTGATTTCATGAACACATGGATACTCAATGCTGGAGTGCTAAGATGGTACATACAAAGGGGTGAGAGAAGATGA
- the speD gene encoding adenosylmethionine decarboxylase: MDTIGYHYVVEASGCDPEVLKDPNKIREIFLEAAKVGNMEVKASYFFRFSPTGVSGVVIVAESHISVHTWPEEGYAALDVYTCGEKADPEKAVDYILEKFKAQYAHVSEVKRGIKEEEGTFTHMILTWEEKLDRRSER; this comes from the coding sequence GTGGACACCATTGGATATCACTACGTGGTTGAAGCCTCAGGATGCGATCCAGAGGTTCTAAAAGACCCAAACAAGATAAGAGAGATTTTCTTAGAGGCAGCAAAAGTAGGAAACATGGAAGTTAAGGCGAGCTACTTTTTTAGGTTCTCACCGACTGGAGTTAGCGGAGTTGTTATTGTTGCCGAGAGCCATATTTCCGTTCACACATGGCCGGAGGAAGGATACGCGGCACTGGATGTCTACACATGTGGCGAGAAGGCAGATCCAGAGAAGGCTGTTGATTACATTCTTGAGAAGTTCAAAGCTCAGTACGCTCACGTCTCAGAAGTCAAAAGGGGCATCAAAGAGGAAGAGGGCACATTCACCCACATGATTCTAACATGGGAAGAAAAATTAGACAGAAGGAGCGAGAGATAA
- a CDS encoding transcriptional regulator, whose product MTVEIPLNPVGRQEIHQLESILLFATLFRPEVIELIKDPAERLTWVDSLAVAAGAIAREKAGMTTSEIARELGRTEQTIRKHLKGESKAGQLVRETYELIKQGKLDELIKTIEMIEKGGLKEVIAKEEYERLMQEYEKLRIEYEKVREELEKMKQTVDLESLEKAREEIEKLKKELETAKAELEKVRKEKKELEKELAEAKVKIMELQSKAIEETRIKELEEKLKAKEEEISRLERLVDEVTREKLELEKKVEEFKGLADEWRKEKEELERKANELLKENNELKQRIEELETYKIRFENLRDKIEKIKIELEKLLE is encoded by the coding sequence ATGACAGTTGAGATCCCCCTTAACCCCGTTGGAAGGCAGGAGATTCACCAATTGGAGAGCATTCTTCTCTTTGCAACGCTCTTTAGGCCGGAGGTTATTGAGCTAATCAAGGATCCAGCGGAGAGATTAACTTGGGTCGACAGCTTGGCAGTTGCAGCTGGAGCAATTGCGAGAGAGAAAGCGGGAATGACAACAAGCGAGATTGCGAGGGAACTTGGTAGAACCGAGCAGACAATAAGAAAACACCTCAAGGGAGAAAGCAAAGCGGGACAACTTGTTAGAGAAACCTACGAGCTGATAAAGCAAGGAAAGCTCGACGAGCTAATCAAAACTATTGAAATGATTGAAAAGGGTGGCTTAAAGGAGGTTATTGCTAAGGAGGAGTATGAAAGGCTTATGCAAGAGTATGAAAAGCTCAGGATTGAATACGAAAAGGTCAGAGAAGAACTTGAAAAGATGAAGCAAACTGTAGACCTTGAAAGCCTGGAAAAGGCAAGAGAGGAGATAGAGAAACTCAAGAAAGAACTTGAAACAGCAAAAGCGGAACTCGAAAAAGTCAGGAAGGAAAAGAAAGAGCTTGAAAAAGAGCTCGCAGAGGCTAAAGTAAAAATCATGGAGCTGCAGAGCAAAGCTATCGAAGAAACCAGAATCAAAGAACTTGAAGAGAAGCTCAAAGCAAAGGAGGAAGAAATCAGCAGATTAGAGAGGCTGGTTGATGAGGTAACCCGTGAAAAGCTGGAGCTTGAGAAGAAAGTTGAAGAATTCAAAGGACTTGCCGATGAGTGGAGAAAAGAAAAAGAGGAACTTGAAAGAAAAGCCAATGAGCTTTTAAAAGAGAACAATGAGCTCAAACAGAGAATTGAGGAGCTTGAGACGTACAAGATCAGGTTTGAGAACCTCAGAGATAAGATAGAGAAAATAAAGATAGAGCTCGAAAAACTCCTGGAGTGA
- a CDS encoding KaiC domain-containing protein, whose translation MIKRVKTGIPGMDEILHGGIPERNVVLLSGGPGTGKTIFSQQFLWNGLQMDEPGIYVALEEHPVQVRQNMAQFGWDVKPYEEQGMFAMVDAFTAGIGKSKEYEKYIVHDLTDIREFVDVLRQAIKDINAKRVVVDSVTTLYINKPAMARSIILQLKRVLAGTGCTSIFVSQISVGERGFGGPGVEHGVDGIVRLDLDEIDGELKRSLIVWKMRGTSHSMRRHPFEITDKGITVYADKVLKRGGIVEI comes from the coding sequence GTGATTAAGAGAGTAAAAACAGGTATTCCGGGGATGGATGAGATACTTCATGGAGGAATTCCGGAGAGAAACGTAGTTTTGCTCAGCGGAGGCCCGGGAACAGGAAAGACAATATTCAGCCAGCAGTTCTTATGGAATGGTCTGCAAATGGATGAACCCGGGATTTACGTAGCTCTTGAGGAGCATCCAGTCCAAGTGAGGCAAAATATGGCTCAGTTTGGATGGGACGTCAAGCCGTATGAAGAGCAAGGAATGTTTGCCATGGTAGACGCCTTCACAGCTGGAATCGGGAAATCTAAGGAATATGAGAAGTATATAGTCCATGATTTAACCGATATTAGGGAGTTCGTCGATGTGTTAAGGCAGGCTATAAAAGACATCAACGCCAAGAGGGTCGTTGTTGATTCTGTCACAACGCTCTACATAAACAAGCCCGCCATGGCTAGAAGCATAATCCTTCAGCTCAAGAGGGTCTTAGCTGGTACCGGATGTACAAGTATATTTGTGAGCCAGATTAGCGTTGGGGAAAGGGGATTTGGAGGGCCTGGAGTAGAGCACGGTGTTGATGGTATTGTAAGGCTCGATCTTGATGAAATCGATGGCGAGCTTAAACGCTCCCTCATAGTGTGGAAGATGAGAGGAACTAGTCATTCAATGAGGAGGCATCCATTTGAGATAACCGACAAGGGAATAACAGTTTATGCGGACAAGGTTCTGAAGAGAGGTGGAATCGTGGAGATTTGA
- a CDS encoding PUA domain-containing protein gives MELRYRRASSWEFDLIMKEAEKFGELKHEFFGIVEGKFRDVYAVNEEVWREIENLKVKPYAFGTFVGTIKVDKNLVEKFCPNIEFFYFVDIKKNYAVLKPKTAFLFTTGKDVPKKGVKEYNWQGSKKLVILNEEGLILGLGIINPESEKKFIKNIADIGEFIRRHK, from the coding sequence TTGGGAGTTTGATTTGATAATGAAGGAAGCTGAAAAGTTCGGGGAGTTAAAACACGAGTTCTTTGGGATAGTCGAGGGAAAGTTTAGGGATGTCTATGCGGTAAACGAGGAAGTTTGGAGAGAAATAGAAAACCTAAAGGTAAAGCCCTACGCATTTGGAACGTTTGTGGGCACAATAAAGGTTGACAAAAACCTTGTTGAGAAATTTTGCCCAAATATTGAGTTCTTCTATTTTGTGGATATTAAGAAGAACTATGCGGTTCTAAAGCCAAAAACTGCGTTTCTTTTCACAACCGGCAAAGACGTGCCGAAAAAAGGGGTTAAGGAATACAACTGGCAGGGGAGCAAAAAGCTTGTTATCCTAAATGAAGAAGGTTTAATCCTTGGACTCGGCATTATAAATCCAGAGAGCGAAAAGAAGTTCATTAAAAACATTGCAGACATTGGGGAATTCATAAGGCGGCACAAGTAG